TGGATGAACTGCACCGCTTTTCCAAGGCCCAGCAGGACTTCTTTCTGCCCCTGCTGGAGACCGGCGAGATCGTGCTCCTGGCCACCACCACGGAGAACCCCTCTTTCAGCGTGACTCGCCAACTCCTGTCGCGGCTGCACGTACTGCGCTGCCGAGCGCTGACCCGGCAGGAGCTGGCGCGCATCGCCCGGCGCGGGGCCGAGGTGCTGGAAACCGAGATCGTCGACGAGAGCCTGGATATCCTCGCCTCGCTCTCCGGCGGCGACGGCCGAACTTTGCTCAACCTCCTGGAATATACGTCGGGCCTGCCGCCGGAGCGCCGCAGCCCGGAAAGCCTGAAACAGTCCCTGCCCGAGGTGGTCATCCGGGGCGACCGCGACGGCGACTCGCACTACGAATTGGCTTCGGCCATGATCAAGTCCATCCGTGGCAGCGACCCGGACGCGGCCCTCTACTACCTGGCCTGCCTGCTGGAGTCCGGCGAAGACCCCCGTTTCGTCTGCCGTCGGCTTGTGCTCTCGGCCTCCGAGGACGTGGGCCTGGCCGACCCGCAGGCCCTGCAACTGGCTGTGGCCTGCCAGCAGGCCGTGGAGTTCGTGGGTATGCCCGAAGGCTTCATCCCGCTGGCCGAAACGGCGGTGTATCTGGCCCTGGCGCCGAAGAGCAACGCCTCCTACTCGGGCTATCTCAACGCCCAGAAGGAGATCCGCACCAACGGCATGAAGCCCGTGCCCCTGCATCTGCGCAACGCCTCCACCAGCATGCAGAAGGAATGGGGCTACGGCCGAGGATACAAGTATCCGCACTCCTTCCCTGGAGCCTGGACGGAGCAGGACTACCTGCCCTCCGAACTCAAGGGCAGGACGTTCTATTTCGCCAAGGACGAGGGCCAGGAGCCGCGGCTTTTGGCCTGGCTCAAGCGTCGCCGCAAGGTGGGAGAGTGATTTCGGCGGGATATTCCGCCCCAACCATTGCCGATTCGGAGGTTCGTATGCGGAAAGTGTTCTTCATGTCCCTGCTCTTGGGTCTTCTCGTCTGCGCCGGTATGGCCCATGCCGGGAGCATCCCCAACCTTGTGGGCGTCTGGAAGACGGCCCCCAGCGCCGAACCGTTCCAGAAGGACGGCCAGCAGGCCGGTGACCGTTCGGCCGACTTCTACCGAGGCGTGGAGGCCACGCTGACCATCACCAAGCAGGAGGGCGCGCTGTTCTATGGCGAGCGCGCCACCCCTCAGACCAACGACGCCCTGGCCGGGGTCATCGATCCCGACGGCAAGACCATCTACATGGTGGACGACAAGGGCATCTACATCTGCACCCTGATGACCGATACCGAAGCGGGCAAGAAGGTGAAGAAAAAGAAGACAGATGATGACAAGCCCGAGCCGCTGAATAACCTCCTGGTGCGCTACCTGAGCGCGGGCAAGGCCCAGAAGGTCGTGGGCATCATGCTCTTCAGCAAGACCGTAAAATAGTTCGACGCTCTTGAAAGCCGACGGGGGGCGCGGTTTTTTTCCGAGCGTTCCCGTCGTGAGGCAGATGAAAAAGGCCGGGCTCGCCCCGGCCTTTTTCATCTGCGGAATGATCCCCATCCATTCCTCCCATTGCGCCAGACCTCGTTTGCGTATACTCCAGCGGGTACTCTCACCCTGGGGAACGCGCGCATCGGGGGGATCATGAAGAAGACCACTGTCGTCTATTGCGACGACCAGAAGCGGTTCATCGACGAATTCACGGCGCGGCACGGCCAGCGCTATGACATCATTCCCGTCGACGATTCCTGCCAGTTGCTCGGAACCCTCTCCGACATGAAACGGTTGCCGGACATCGTCCTGCTGGACCTCTACCATCCGCGCGAGGACGTATCCGACTACGAAGAGCGGCGGCTCGCCGCCGAGGTCGAACTGGAAAAGCTCGACCAGCAGGTGGACAAGACCAGGGAGGCCGTGCTGAAAGCCTGGGAACCCCGCGGCCTCGACATCCTGAAGCAGTTGCGTGGAAAATACGCCTCGGACGAGCTGCCCATCGTGATGTATACGCAGCGGGGCCTCGTCCTGCTCAGCGACGACCAGTTCCGGCTGGTGGAGGAAAACTCCGGGCACTGGCTCCTCAAGAAGGCCCTGAGCGCCCACACGGAAGAGATCCGTATTGAGCGCATCATCTCACAGGAAAAAGGCGGTGCGCCCGGCAAGAAGCTCTGCAAGTCCCGTGAACTGCGCGACCTGCTCGTCGCGGTGGCCGCCGGCGTGGTGGTCCTGATCCTCTCCCGCCTGCTGAGCTAGCCGCCAGCGCGGGAGCCCGGCTGCTACCGGCGCTCCACATAGAGCTTCCGCCACTCGTCCAGGAAGAGCACCGCCGCGTCCAGGTCCGAGAGCGCGCCCTGTTGTTGCCGCACGGCCCAGACGAGGTCGTCGAAGGACACGTCGGCGGGCAGGCCGAGCCGCTCCAGGAGCGCGGCCACCTCGGCGCGCAGGTGCTCGGGCAGCCCGGCGTCCAGGGCCGCCGCCCTGCTCCGCTCCCGGGGCCAGCCGGGAAGGCGTTCGGCCGCGAAGTCGAGGAGCGCGTCCATGCGGCGGTCATAGGTGTGCTCGGCCAGGACTCGGGCGCGGCCGCGTCGGGAGAAGGCCTCGCGTTCCTCTGGGTTCTTGATGAAATAGTCTATTTTTTCAGGAAGTTCCGCCATCGTGGTGAAGGTCGCCAACTCGTCCTGGGCGAAGGCCCCGGACATGAGGCCGCGCAGGTCGACCAGTTGGAAGGCCCCGCAGGCCGCGATCTCGAACGTCCTGGGGTTGATGAAGTCCCCGCAGGTGACGAGATGCTCGGCCTGGATGCTCGAGTGAAGGTTGAGGTTCACGGCGGTGGCGTTGAAGATTTTCACGCAGTCCTCGGAGGAGACGCGCGCCCCGTTCCGCTGCACATAGGGTTTGAGCACCGGGTCGCCCTCCCATTCCGTGCCCCAAATCTTGAACCCTTCGCGCAAGAGCTTGCGGAAGGCCAGGCGGCGGTTGGGATAGCCTGCGCCCATGAAGGCGAGGTCCGCGTCGTATTCCTTGCGCTCGGCCGGAGTCAGCTCCAGGGGCCGGTGGAATTCCGGGTCCGCGGCCAGGGGCAGGTACAAGGCGTTGGGCTGGCCGATACCCTGCAACTGCTCGAAAAAAGGCTCCTTCTGGATCACGGCGAAGAGGTCGTAGTGCGGGGCGAAGGCCTGCCAGTAGGTGAACAGGCGGAAGTCCTCCACGAACCACATGGCCGTGGCCACCTTGTCCCGGCGCAGGCGCTTGAGGGCCTGGATGCTCAGCGGGGCCTGGGCCAGGGCCAGGACCAGGTCCGGCTCGAAGGTCTCCACTTTGGCCAGCACGGCCTGGGAGACCACCTGGAGGAAGCTGTTTTCCAGGTATTGCAGTCGGTCCGAGGTCACGCGCAGGCCTTCCAGGGCCTTGTAGGCGGAATGGAAATCCGGGGACTCCAGCACCTCGACCGTGTGGCCGAGACGACGCAGGGCCCGGGCGCAGAAGCGTCCCACTGGCAACGAGCCGCCGTACATGGGGAGTACCACGAGAACGCGCAGATGCTTGTCCATGTCCCGTCCTTGCTTGTTCGACCAGGAGCGGCGCTTCCGCGTCCCTCCCCCGCCTCCAAAGGCGGAGAATAATGATCTAGAAAAAGTCTAGACTTTTTCTAATATTTAAAATCAATGATGTTATTCCGCAGGAACCAATCCCGTTCCTGGTAGAAGCGTTCGGCCAGTCCGCTGTCCGGGACGCCCTTCTCCGCGTCCGGCAGGCCCAGGTGCCGGGCCAGGAAGGCCCGGAAGCGGAGCCGCTGCTTCTGGTCCGCGTCCTTCCCCGCCGCAGGGGCATAGGTCTGGCCCAGGGAGTCGAATTCGGCCCGCAGGGAGAGGATGCCCTCGGGAGCATGCCCGGGCTTGCCGGTGGAGAGGAAGCGGACGAATCCCGGGTCCGCGAAGGGGGCCAGGCAGCGGTGCTCCTGGTGGCAGGGACGGCTCTCCAGGCAGGGCAGGCAGTCGAAAACGGCCTGGTGGACCGTGTGGCCTAGGCCGTAGGGGCCGGTCTCGAAGCACCATGCCGAGGAGAGGAAGAAGGCGGTCACGGGCACGCCCAGGTGTGCTGCCAAGTGCATGGTTCCGGTGTCCGGGGTCAGGACGAGGTCCAGCCCGCCGACGGCCTCGGCCAGTCCGGCCCAGTCGGTTTTGCCGGAGAGGTCCGTGACCTTGTCCGCCAGTCGACCCGGCAGGGCCCGCAGCACGGCCTTGGCCGCCGGAATCTCGGCCTTGGAGCCCAGCAGGAGGATGCGGCCCCGGCCCGCGCGCTCGAAGGCGGCGGCCGCGAACCGGGCCAGGATTTCGGGCGGCAGGGAGCGCCGCGACTCGCGCCCGGCCAGGACCACGCCCATGCCTGCCCCTCCGGCCTTGGCCTCGGGATTGACCGCCTCGGGCGGCACGGGCGCGTCCGCGAAATGAGCCCAGAAGTCTACGAGATTGATGCCCAGGCGGCGCTGGCCGGACCAGCGCATGGCCAACTCGGGCCAGGGCGCCTGCAGGGGCTGGCCCTGCCTCCAGGTGTAGCCGTACACCTGCTCGGGGTCGAAGAGCGAGGCCAGGGCGAGGTTCAGGGGCGAGCGGTTCAGGTTGTATACCGTCTCGAACCGTTGGGCGACGAGCCCGGCGAAGGCGTGGCGGTTGCGCTCTAGCATGGCCGTGAACAGGGCCTCGGGCCCGGCCTGGGCCAGGCCGGCGCCGTGGGCGGTCACGGGATGCGTGACGACCTGGGGAAAGACCAGCCGGGCCAGGGGCCCCAGGGAGGCATCCAGGCAGAGGTGGACCTGTGTTCCGGGCTGGGCGCACAGGGAGAGGATGAGACGCTTGGTCTGGACGAGGTCCCCGAAGCGGGCCAGCTGGACGACGAGCACGTGTTTCATGGGCAACTGTCCGTGTTCCCTGCCTAACCCGGATGCACAGTTCCTGGCAAGACGCGCACTTTGCGTTTACAGAGCCCGGGGCCGTGGTATATGGATCGGGCCATGCGCTATTATCCCATGTTCGTGAATCTGGAGAACAAGAGCTGCCTCGTGGTGGGCGCGGGCGAGGTGGGGGCGCGCAAGATCGCCACCCTGCTCTCTTGCGGAGCCCGTTCCATCCTGGTCCTGGACACCCGCGAGCCCGACGAAGGCCTGAACGCCCTCTTGGAACAGCCCGGCGTGGCCTTCGAGCGCCGTGAGTTCCGCGACGCGGACCTGGACGGGCGTTTTCTGGTCATCGCCTCCACCAGCAACGAGGCCCTCAACTGGCGCATCAGCGACCTCTGCCGTAAGCGCAACCTGCTTTGCAACATCGTGGACCAGCCGGAGAAATGCAGTTTTATCGTGCCGGCCCTGGTGACTCAGGGCGATCTGACCCTGGCCATCTCCACCGGCGGCCAGAGCCCGGCCCTGGCCAAGCATCTGCGCAAGCACCTGCAGGAGTCCTTCGGCGCGGAATACGGGGCCTTCCTCGTGGTCATGGGCCGCCTGCGCCCCATGCTCCTGGAGCTGGACCGGCCCACCGGCGAGAACACCGCCGTGTTCCGAGCCGTGGTCGGCTCACGGCTCATGGAGTCCTTGGCGGCCAAGGATTTCGGCCAGGCCGCCGCCGTACTCGACGAACACCTGCCGGAACCGTTGCGTCCGCGCATCCCGGAGCTGCTGCATGGGCTCGTTTGAACTGCTGCAACTCATCGTCATCGCGGTTTATCTGGCGGGCACCCTGCTCTTCCTGGCCGGGGCCGCCCGAGCCAGGGAGAACCTCAAGCGTGCCGCCGCGCTCTTCGCCGTGGCCGGTCTGGCCTTCCACGGCGCGGACCTCTTCATCCAGATCCTGGAGCGCGGTCAGTTCCCCAGCGGCGGGGATTTCTACCTGAACCTCATCGCCTTCTGCGTGCTCCTGGCCGGGCTCGTGGTCTGGAAGCGGCTCAAGTCACGTTTTCTGGCCCTGGCCGTGCTGCCGCTGACCTTGCTCTTGTTCGTGGCCTCGCTGGCCGCCTCGGGCATCCGGGTGACGATCCCGCGCGAACTGACCCTGGTCTTCTTCGGCATGCACATCGCGGCCCTGGTGGCCTGCATG
The genomic region above belongs to Desulfovibrio aminophilus DSM 12254 and contains:
- a CDS encoding replication-associated recombination protein A → MKIEIAEKQPLADRIRPKKLEDFAGQDHLRERLNAFLEAKRLPSLLFFGPPGCGKSTLALLLARAKGLPYLRVSAPEAGLTALRKQLSGIEILILDELHRFSKAQQDFFLPLLETGEIVLLATTTENPSFSVTRQLLSRLHVLRCRALTRQELARIARRGAEVLETEIVDESLDILASLSGGDGRTLLNLLEYTSGLPPERRSPESLKQSLPEVVIRGDRDGDSHYELASAMIKSIRGSDPDAALYYLACLLESGEDPRFVCRRLVLSASEDVGLADPQALQLAVACQQAVEFVGMPEGFIPLAETAVYLALAPKSNASYSGYLNAQKEIRTNGMKPVPLHLRNASTSMQKEWGYGRGYKYPHSFPGAWTEQDYLPSELKGRTFYFAKDEGQEPRLLAWLKRRRKVGE
- a CDS encoding CgeB family protein, which gives rise to MDKHLRVLVVLPMYGGSLPVGRFCARALRRLGHTVEVLESPDFHSAYKALEGLRVTSDRLQYLENSFLQVVSQAVLAKVETFEPDLVLALAQAPLSIQALKRLRRDKVATAMWFVEDFRLFTYWQAFAPHYDLFAVIQKEPFFEQLQGIGQPNALYLPLAADPEFHRPLELTPAERKEYDADLAFMGAGYPNRRLAFRKLLREGFKIWGTEWEGDPVLKPYVQRNGARVSSEDCVKIFNATAVNLNLHSSIQAEHLVTCGDFINPRTFEIAACGAFQLVDLRGLMSGAFAQDELATFTTMAELPEKIDYFIKNPEEREAFSRRGRARVLAEHTYDRRMDALLDFAAERLPGWPRERSRAAALDAGLPEHLRAEVAALLERLGLPADVSFDDLVWAVRQQQGALSDLDAAVLFLDEWRKLYVERR
- a CDS encoding glycosyltransferase family 9 protein — translated: MKHVLVVQLARFGDLVQTKRLILSLCAQPGTQVHLCLDASLGPLARLVFPQVVTHPVTAHGAGLAQAGPEALFTAMLERNRHAFAGLVAQRFETVYNLNRSPLNLALASLFDPEQVYGYTWRQGQPLQAPWPELAMRWSGQRRLGINLVDFWAHFADAPVPPEAVNPEAKAGGAGMGVVLAGRESRRSLPPEILARFAAAAFERAGRGRILLLGSKAEIPAAKAVLRALPGRLADKVTDLSGKTDWAGLAEAVGGLDLVLTPDTGTMHLAAHLGVPVTAFFLSSAWCFETGPYGLGHTVHQAVFDCLPCLESRPCHQEHRCLAPFADPGFVRFLSTGKPGHAPEGILSLRAEFDSLGQTYAPAAGKDADQKQRLRFRAFLARHLGLPDAEKGVPDSGLAERFYQERDWFLRNNIIDFKY
- a CDS encoding precorrin-2 dehydrogenase/sirohydrochlorin ferrochelatase family protein is translated as MRYYPMFVNLENKSCLVVGAGEVGARKIATLLSCGARSILVLDTREPDEGLNALLEQPGVAFERREFRDADLDGRFLVIASTSNEALNWRISDLCRKRNLLCNIVDQPEKCSFIVPALVTQGDLTLAISTGGQSPALAKHLRKHLQESFGAEYGAFLVVMGRLRPMLLELDRPTGENTAVFRAVVGSRLMESLAAKDFGQAAAVLDEHLPEPLRPRIPELLHGLV
- the ccsA gene encoding cytochrome c biogenesis protein CcsA — translated: MGSFELLQLIVIAVYLAGTLLFLAGAARARENLKRAAALFAVAGLAFHGADLFIQILERGQFPSGGDFYLNLIAFCVLLAGLVVWKRLKSRFLALAVLPLTLLLFVASLAASGIRVTIPRELTLVFFGMHIAALVACMALLTLAFGSGLAFLNLNKKIKSKAGPAALGKDLPSLDNFDRVNRWATLYGFPLYTVGLFSGFLWRWMDPLKKFGWDPMNITALAVWFLFTALFYQRTVLGWRGRKPALMAIAVFAFVVVAFLHHSITFRP